From Aspergillus chevalieri M1 DNA, chromosome 4, nearly complete sequence, a single genomic window includes:
- a CDS encoding putative nonsense-mediated mRNA decay protein (Nmd5) (COG:U,Y;~EggNog:ENOG410PHDR;~InterPro:IPR001494,IPR016024,IPR011989,IPR013713;~PFAM:PF03810;~go_function: GO:0008536 - Ran GTPase binding [Evidence IEA];~go_process: GO:0006886 - intracellular protein transport [Evidence IEA]): MDVAALRDRIQSTLDPNADIRRQAELDLKYAETQPGFINALLDILQAEQVNAVQLSAGVYLKNRINRGWAPLEDNPLRTPIREEEKPGFRERLIPALASTPPNVRAQFVPLLQKILQNDFPEHWPGFLDITIQLLSANDANSVYAGLQCLMAICRVYRFKGGDKREEFDKIVEHTFPQLLNIGLRLVDEESLEAAEMLRIVVKSYKHAIYFELSPALQTHQATVDWCTLFLRVVAKDPPANSMMEEKEERELNHWWKCKKWSYANLNRLFIRYGNPSTMSKTSTPDYTPFAKTFITTFAPEILKGYLQQIDKWVNGQWLSSPALSYTLIYLEECVKPKVMWDHLKAHMDNLIAHFIFPIMCQSDEDIELFQTDPSEYLHRKLNYYEEVSAPDVAATNFLVALTKNRKKQTFSILHFVNGVVSKYESAPDEQKLPREKEGALRMIGSLSSVILGKKSPIADQVEYFFVRHVFPEFRSPHGFLRARACDTLEKFEQLDFQDPNNLMIIYRNILESMTDPDLPVRVEASLALQPLIRHDIIRTSMQQNIPQIMQQLLKLANEVDVDALANVMEDFVEVFSAELTPFAVALSEQLRDTYMRIVGELLERNAAKGDDDGFGDFLDDKSITALGVLQTIGTLILTLESTPDVLLHLETILMPVISITLENKLYDLYNEIFEIIDSCTFASKSISPTMWQAFELIHKTFKSGAELYLEDMLPALDNYVTYGSQMIVQNPAYLAAVVGMVEDIFRDEKVGGVDRICGCKLAETIMLNLRGYIDQYIPLFIELAMRVIDAGETRTKSYKIHLMEMVINAIYYNPVLSLQVLESHGWTNKFFSTWFSSIDNFKRVHDKKLSIAAISSLLTLKGNDVPASVQQGWPRLLQGITRLFQTLPAAIRNREESTRESDFAYEDEGEEDEEGNDWDGEIEWAEEEVEGALEGDVPDESAAYIDFLNQEAQKFGSYGGDDDEDELDEESLLETPLDKVEPYSLFKNVLLGLQQEQPQLYENLTNILNVEEQQVLQAVFHQADQKAMEAANAQAAAAAAGMTTNGQ, encoded by the exons ATGGACGTCGCCGCCCTCCGAGACCGCATACAATCTACGCTCGACCCAAATGCGGATATTCGACGTCAGGCTGAATTGGATCTGAAATAT GCCGAGACGCAGCCTGGGTTTATAAATGCGcttttggatattttgcAAGCGGAGCAGGTCAACGCCGTTCAACTTTCGG CCGGTGTTTACCTGAAGAACCGCATCAACCGGGGTTGGGCACCCCTCGAAGATAACCCACTGCGCACACCGATTcgcgaggaggagaagccAGGATTTAGAGAACGCTTGATTCCGGCCCTGGCATCGACGCCCCCGAATGTTCGCGCCCAGTTTGTCCCTCTTCTGCAGAAAATTCTCCAAAATGACTTCCCCGAACACTGGCCCGGGTTCCTGGATATCACGATTCAGCTGTTGAGTGCCAATGACGCAAACTCGGTGTACGCAGGCCTGCAGTGTCTGATGGCCATCTGCCGTGTGTACCGTTTCAAGGGTGGGGACAAGAGGGAAGAATTCGACAAGATTGTCGAGCACACTTTCCCTCAGCTGCTGAATATCGGATTGCGACTTGTTGACGAAGAGAGTTTAGAGGCGGCGGAGATGCTTCGCATTGTTGTTAAATCGTATAAACATGCGATATAT TTCGAACTCTCGCCGGCCCTCCAGACTCACCAGGCGACTGTCGACTGGTGTACACTATTCCTACGAGTTGTCGCCAAGGACCCTCCTGCCAATTCCATgatggaagagaaggaagagagagaactCAACCATTGGTGGAAGTGCAAGAAGTGGTCTTACGCCAACTTGAACCGTCTTTTCATTAG ATACGGAAACCCATCCACTATGAGCAAGACCAGTACCCCCGACTACACTCCTTTCGCTAAGACTTTCATCACCACCTTCGCCCCGGAGATTCTCAAAGGATATCTGCAGCAGATCGACAAGTGGGTCAACGGTCAATGGCTCAGCAGCCCGGCGCTTTCCTACACCCTGATTTACCTGGAAGAATGTGTCAAGCCTAAGGTGATGTGGGACCATCTTAAGGCGCACATGGACAACCTCATCGCTCATTTCATCTTCCCGATTATGTGCCAATCCGATGAAGACATCGAGCTCTTCCAGACAGACCCATCCGAGTATCTTCACCGGAAGTTGAACTACTACGAGGAGGTGTCCGCTCCAGACGTCGCAGCCACGAATTTCCTAGTTGCGCTTACGAAGAACCGAAAGAAGCAGACGTTCTCCATCCTCCACTTTGTCAACGGCGTGGTGAGCAAATACGAATCTGCACCCGATGAgcagaagctgccaagggagaaggagggcgcCCTGCGCATGATCGGCTCCTTGTCTTCTGTCATCCTGGGCAAGAAGAGCCCTATTGCCGATCAAGTGGAATACTTCTTCGTCCGTCACGTCTTCCCCGAGTTCCGCAGCCCCCACGGCTTCCTCAGGGCTCGTGCTTGCGACACCCTGGAGAAGTTCGAGCAGCTCGATTTCCAGGACCCCAACAACCTCATGATCATCtacaggaacatcctcgAATCCATGACCGATCCGGACTTGCCTGTTAGGGTTGAGGCTTCTCTTGCCCTGCAACCTCTTATCCGACACGACATCATCAGAACCTCGATGCAGCAGAACATCCCGCAAATCATGCAACAGCTTCTCAAGCTTGCTAACGAAGTCGATGTCGACGCTCTTGCCAACGTCATGGAGGACTTTGTTGAGGTCTTCTCTGCTGAACTTACACCTTTCGCCGTGGCGCTGAGTGAGCAGCTGCGCGATACTTACATGCGTATCGTCGGTGAGCTTTTGGAGAGAAACGCCGCCAAGGGTGACGATGATGGATTTGGTGATTTCTTGGATGACAAGAGTATTACCGCTCTTGGTGTTCTGCAAACCATTGGAACCCTTATTCTCACCCTCGAGAGCACGCCAGACGTGCTCTTGCACCTCGAGACTATCCTCATGCCTGTGATTAGCATCACGCTTGAGAACAAACTCTATGATCTCTACAACGAGATCTTTGAGATCATTGACAGCTGCACATTTGCATCCAAGTCTATCTCTCCCACCATGTGGCAGGCTTTCGAATTGATCCACAAGACCTTTAAGTCTGGTGCTGAGTTGTATTTGGAGGACATGCTCCCTGCACTGGACAACTATGTCACCTATGGATCTCAGATGATTGTCCAGAACCCAGCATACCTTGCAGCCGTCGTTGGCATGGTCGAGGACATTTTCCGGGACGAAAAGGTTGGTGGTGTCGACCGGATATGCGGATGCAAACTGGCAGAGACGATCATGTTGAACCTCCGGGGTTACATTGACCAATACATTCCCCTTTTCATTGAGCTGGCAATGCGCGTCATTGACGCCGGTGAGACAAGGACCAAGTCCTACAAGATCCATCTCATGGAGATGGTCATCAATGCCATCTACTACAACCCTGTTCTCAGTCTCCAGGTTCTCGAATCCCACGGCTGGACGAACAAGTTCTTCAGCACCTGGTTCTCTAGCATTGACAACTTCAAACGGGTGCACGACAAGAAGTTGTCGATTGCGGCTATCAGCTCGCTTCTGACACTGAAGGGTAACGACGTTCCTGCCAGTGTGCAGCAGGGCTGGCCCCGGTTACTTCAGGGTATCACTAGACTTTTCCAGACCCTGCCCGCAGCGATTAGGA ATCGCGAAGAGTCAACCAGGGAGTCCGACTTTGCCTACGAGgacgaaggcgaagaagacgaagagggcAACGACTGGGACGGTGAGATTGAGTGGGCTGAGGAGGAAGTCGAGGGAGCACTTGAAGGAGATGTTCCCGACGAGAGCGCTGCTTATATCGATTTCTTGAACCAAGAG GCTCAGAAATTCGGGTCCTACGGCGgcgacgacgatgaggacgagCTCGACGAAGAGAGCCTCCTCGAGACACCTTTGGACAAGGTTGAACCTTACAGCTTGTTCAAGAATGTCTTGCTTG GCCTCCAACAAGAGCAGCCTCAGCTTTACGAGAATCTGACAAATATTCTGAATGTGGAAGAGCAGCAGGTGCTCCAGGCTGTCTTCCATCAAGCAGACCAGAAAGCCATGGAAGCAGCTAACGCCCAAGCTGCTGCAGCTGCTGCAGGCATGACGACTAACGGCCAATAG
- a CDS encoding SKI complex RNA helicase subunit SKI2 (COG:A;~EggNog:ENOG410PHEF;~InterPro:IPR012961,IPR016438,IPR027417,IPR001650, IPR014001,IPR040801,IPR011545,IPR025696;~PFAM:PF17911,PF13234,PF08148,PF00270,PF00271;~go_function: GO:0003676 - nucleic acid binding [Evidence IEA];~go_function: GO:0003723 - RNA binding [Evidence IEA];~go_function: GO:0003724 - RNA helicase activity [Evidence IEA];~go_function: GO:0005524 - ATP binding [Evidence IEA];~go_process: GO:0006401 - RNA catabolic process [Evidence IEA]), protein MADSLASTLAELNLNAQQLSGSAFDARLAEEENGTYENHRPRKRTKQTAEDLKASLEAEFLTPSSRFSTEWLNHLQRRWDVSTDHTDLFEIAPTQTRTITRFDREGLEGRVTGYHEVTVPATSANAKNSTSLLRRPAGRADFVRGAAGFFPFAPGGLDGVEAIAEYETEAQNAEQSRAGEKQSGLDRIINFGAEGGLLEIAPGFSRGLKFNEVKTKETAEGDQEVEHALLQEESNLHVEPKEEELEEDEGGVKVEDEEELEEEEDIDSLLPVEFPALEPRAPLLAGAQKKVGREWAHVVDVNKDIPNFRELVPDMAREWPFELDTFQKEAVYHLETGDSVFVAAHTSAGKTVVAEYAISLAAKHMTKAIYTSPIKALSNQKFRDFRNEFEDVGILTGDVQINPEASCLIMTTEILRSMLYRGADLIRDVEFVIFDEVHYVNDLERGVVWEEVIIMLPEHVTLILLSATVPNTQEFASWVGRTKKKDIYVISTAKRPVPLEHYLWAGKDKHKIVDSNKRFLENGWKSADEILSGRDKLKAQKAAEAQTQSQAQRGGSQGRGRGQQQGRGAPRGNGRGGAPQRGGGQQRGRGQPAARGTGNIARTGRGGGRTSAAQDKNIWVHLVSHLRKENLLPGCIFVFSKKRCEENADSLSNQDFCNASEKSLIHMFIEKSLTRLKPEDRSLPQILRLRELLSRGIAVHHGGLLPIMKEIVEILFARSLVKILFATETFAMGLNLPTRTVVFSGFRKHDGKGFRDLLPGEYTQMAGRAGRRGLDTVGYVIIVNAGRDEAPPAGALRKMILGDPTKLRSQFRLTYNMILNLLRVEALKIEEMIKRSFSENATQALLPEHEKQVQLSEASLAKIKREPCDICDIDLEACHRAAMEYEKLTDELHVGLLASPVGKRLFMLKRLIVYRKDGIRTAGVIVREGVSGGATPSVQVLEIGTISTKRHPSDILPFLPGFRHFLQSLPQRAAQMTLKVCKIPLTDVECLTNTMVKTGGPIWYLNIKKEAIKFADKELSKLCSSWTSPVWDELDWTRIKELQVRDILEKRQEQATISQTCRCRECPDFLKHFEMQHDEWQVKENITQLKQLMSDQNLQLLPDYEQRIQVLKDLEFIDEQSRVQLKGKVACEIHSADELVLTELILENVLADYEPEEIVALLSAFVFQEKTEHVPTLTPRLEKGKEAIVRISEKVNDFQIQHQVIQSSEDSNDFASQPRFGLAEVVYEWARGMSFNRITDLTDVMEGTIVRTISRLDETCREVKNAAKLVGDPSLYTKMQQAQEQIKRDVIFAASLYM, encoded by the exons ACTACTCCGTCGACCGGCTGGCCGTGCTGATTTCGTCAGAGGTGCGGCGGGATTCTTCCCATTTGCGCCAGGTGGACTAGACGGTGTTGAAGCTATTGCGGAATACGAGACCGAAGCGCAGAATGCAGAGCAGTCACGCGCTGGTGAGAAGCAATCAGGACTAGATCGGATCATCAACTTTGGGGCCGAAGGTGGTCTTTTGGAAATTGCACCGGGATTTTCGCGTGGATTGAAATTCAACGAGGTGAAGACCAAAGAGACTGCTGAGGGTGATCAGGAAGTTGAGCACGCGCTTCTGCAGGAGGAAAGCAACTTGCACGTTGAGCCAAAGGAGGAAGAActtgaagaggatgagggtgGAGTGAAAgttgaggacgaggaagaacttgaagaagaggaggatattGATTCTCTTCTACCCGTTGAGTTCCCGGCTTTGGAACCCCGTGCTCCTCTGCTGGCGGGTGCTCAAAAGAAAGTGGGTAGAGAGTGGGCGCACGTCGTGGACGTCAACAAGGATATTCCAAATTTCCGTGAACTCGTTCCGGATATGGCTAGGGAATGGCCCTTCGAGTTGGATACCTTCCAGAAGGAAGCTGTTTATCACCTCGAAACTGGTGACTCGGTGTTTGTTGCAGCACATACATCAGCAGGGAAAACTGTTGTCGCTGAATATGCTATCTCTTTGGCTGCGAAACACATGACAAAGGCGATTTACACATCTCCCATCAAGGCTTTGAGTAATCAGAAGTTCAGAGACTTCAGAAACGAGTTTGAGGATGTTGGTATCTTGACGGGTGACGTTCAGATTAATCCGGAGGCGAGCTGTCTAATCATGACCACTGAGATTCTACGAAGTATGCTTTATAGAGGAGCAGATTTGATTCGAGACGTCGAGTTTGTCATTTTCGACGAAGTGCATTATGTTAATGACTTGGAGCGTGGTGTCGTTTGGGAAGAAGTCATTATCATGTTGCCAGAGCATGTCACGCTGATCCTGCTGTCGGCCACTGTTCCGAACACCCAAGAGTTTGCCTCGTGGGTAGGCCGTacaaagaagaaggacatcTATGTCATCTCTACAGCGAAGCGACCTGTTCCTCTCGAGCATTATCTCTGGGCAGGTAAAGACAAACACAAGATCGTCGACTCCAACAAGCGATTCCTCGAGAATGGCTGGAAAAGTGCCGACGAAATTCTATCCGGAAGGGACAAACTTAAGGCCCAGAAGGCTGCTGAAGCGCAAACACAATCACAGGCCCAGCGAGGAGGGTCTCAGGGTAGAGGGCGTGGGCAGCAGCAAGGCCGAGGCGCCCCTCGAGGAAACGGACGCGGAGGTGCTCCTCAACGTGGAGGCGGACAGCAACGCGGACGAGGGCAACCCGCAGCCAGAGGTACTGGCAATATCGCTCGTACGGGACGAGGAGGGGGCCGGACCAGTGCTGCGCAGGACAAGAACATCTGGGTTCACCTCGTTTCGCATCTTCGCAAAGAGAACTTGCTGCCAGGCTGCATATTCGTCTTTTCTAAGAAGAGGTGTGAGGAGAACGCAGACTCATTATCGAACCAGGACTTCTGCAATGCTTCGGAGAAGAGTCTTATTCATATGTTCATTGAGAAGTCACTTACTCGGCTTAAGCCAGAGGATAGGTCGCTTCCTCAGATTCTGCGGCTTCGTGAATTGTTGAGTAGAGGTATCGCAGTGCACCACGGAGGTCTCCTGCCAATCATGAAGGAGATTGTTGAGATCCTGTTCGCGAGATCATTGGTCAAGATCCTTTTCGCTACCGAGACGTTCGCTATGGGTCTCAATCTGCCCACTCGTACAGTTGTCTTCTCCGGATTTCGCAAGCACGATGGAAAAGGCTTCCGAGACCTGCTGCCCGGTGAATACACCCAGATGGCTGGACGTGCCGGTCGTAGAGGTCTCGACACTGTCGGTTATGTGATTATTGTGAACGCTGGCAGAGACGAGGCACCCCCTGCTGGTGccctgaggaagatgattcttgGTGATCCGACCAAACTTCGCTCCCAGTTCAGGCTTACGTACAACATGATCTTGAACCTACTACGTGTTGAGGCCCTGAAGATCGAGGAGATGATCAAGCGGAGTTTCAGTGAAAACGCCACGCAAGCTCTGCTCCCTGAGCATGAGAAACAAGTTCAACTGTCGGAAGCTAGTTTGGCGAAGATCAAGCGAGAACCATGTGACATTTGCGACATCGACCTGGAAGCTTGTCATCGTGCAGCGATGGAATACGAGAAATTGACTGACGAGCTTCACGTTGGACTTCTCGCATCACCCGTTGGGAAGCGCCTCTTTATGCTCAAGCGGCTGATTGTCTATCGAAAG GATGGAATTCGAACTGCTGGTGTCATAGTCCGCGAAGGTGTTAGCGGAGGTGCCACGCCCAGTGTACAGGTCCTAGAAATCGGAACAATCAGCACCAAGCGTCACCCCAGCGAcattcttcctttccttcctgGTTTCCGACACTTCCTACAGAGCCTACCACAGCGCGCGGCTCAGATGACGCTGAAAGTCTGCAAGATCCCGCTTACGGACGTCGAATGCCTTACAAACACTATGGTGAAGACAGGAGGACCGATCTGGTACCTGAACATCAAGAAAG AGGCAATCAAGTTCGCGGACAAGGAGCTATCTAAGCTCTGCTCATCTTGGACTAGCCCCGTCTGGGATGAGTTGGACTGGACTCGAATTAAGGAGCTTCAAGTGAGGGATATTCTCGAGAAGCGACAGGAACAAGCAACCATTTCTCAGACTTGTCGATGCCGAGAATGCCCAGATTTCCTGAAGCAC TTTGAGATGCAACATGACGAATGGCAGGTCAAGGAGAATATTACGCAATTGAAGCAGTTGATGTCGGATCAGAACCTGCAACTACTACCAGACTACGAACAGCGCATTCAAGTGTTGAAGGACTTGGAGTTCATAGACGAGCAATCTCGCGTACAGCTGAAGGGCAAGGTGGCATGCGAG ATCCACTCCGCCGACGAACTCGTCTTGACCGAACTTATCCTGGAAAACGTCCTAGCAGATTACGAACCAGAAGAAATTGTCGCCCTCCTCTCCGCATTCGTCTTCCAAGAAAAGACCGAACACGTCCCTACCCTAACCCCACGCCTGGAGAAGGGCAAAGAAGCCATCGTCCGCATCTCCGAGAAAGTCAACGACTTCCAAATCCAGCACCAAGTCATCCAATCTAGCGAAGACAGCAACGACTTCGCCAGCCAACCACGCTTTGGATTGGCCGAAGTTGTCTACGAGTGGGCAAGAGGCATGTCGTTTAACCGCATCACGGACCTTACCGATGTTATGGAAGGGACTATTGTGCGGACGATTTCGCGATTGGATGAGACTTGTCGCGAGGTGAAGAACGCGGCGAAGTTGGTTGGTGATCCATCGCTGTATACGAAGATGCAGCAGGCACAGGAGCAGATTAAGCGGGATGTCATTTTTGCGGCGTCGTTATATATGTAG
- a CDS encoding uncharacterized protein (COG:S;~EggNog:ENOG410PQJN), translated as MASEPRTTDSATTSHIPPFARQLGPYIKSRQEALRIRQILTSYLRSQITFAEEDPEQPNPHAESHLVLCAPHEAVVDVVKRAPLELTGPRKEYLEALRANVAARQEYQSVSDNLASKAQQRKARPETTTAPAPNYELQTYLVLLRDRRRNAKLQVFQHYLQELKGRQTAELEQFGKTEDQNQHLQRIGEYEDGRQGGSREEGVEALVHKLERAVIRARAQLEREKKLFEELKAQHDDRKNTGNGDISSASKIQALQRTRDALVQWVEEKLMSVGANDEGPTEELSAEEIEDAANLLEERRTQIMQQYTAYVETRRALLEIAAKACQPVAPGPAKPQEPSDDNDKPTVEEPLTLEPMDVMSFANERLLPLSKYQRGLSLQKSYLSGMLSKEKTTTLRILNRLGDESHLLPEYPLLSRQPRFKHATGGSRGSLTPRELAPPDEITSLAEAWAFASGAAREHEQEYVAQKIVEGGETAHEALQTLEEICDTLNQDLQDVFEDAQDSSSRSKSSPIEKQTGPWSGLNGQVGVAD; from the coding sequence ATGGCCAGTGAACCTCGTACGACTGACTCTGCGACAACTAGCCACATTCCTCCTTTTGCGAGGCAATTAGGCCCTTACATCAAGAGCCGTCAAGAAGCGTTACGTATCCGACAAATTTTGACCTCATACCTTCGCTCGCAAATTACATTCGCCGAAGAGGATCCCGAACAACCAAATCCCCATGCGGAATCCCACCTCGTCCTCTGTGCCCCTCACGAGGCCGTCGTTGACGTAGTGAAACGGGCTCCACTGGAGCTCACTGGTCCGAGGAAAGAATATCTGGAGGCACTCCGCGCGAACGTGGCTGCAAGACAGGAATACCAATCTGTGTCCGATAACCTGGCATCGAAAGCGCAGCAGAGGAAAGCCAGACCAGAGACAACGACAGCACCGGCTCCCAACTACGAACTACAAACATATCTTGTACTCCTCCGAGACCGTCGTCGAAATGCGAAACTCCAAGTCTTTCAGCATTATCTGCAAGAATTGAAGGGACGGCAGACGGCGGAACTAGAACAATTTGGCAAAACCGAGGACCAAAATCAACACCTCCAACGGATCGGTGAATATGAGGATGGGAGGCAGGGAGGCTCTAGGGAAGAGGGTGTCGAAGCGCTAGTCCATAAACTCGAGAGGGCAGTCATCCGTGCAAGGGCACAattggagagggagaagaagctaTTTGAAGAGCTCAAGGCACAACATGATGATAGGAAAAACACTGGCAATGGTGATATTTCATCAGCAAGCAAGATCCAGGCTTTACAGCGGACACGAGACGCACTGGTCCAATGGGTTGAGGAGAAACTGATGAGTGTTGGCGCCAATGATGAGGGTCCAACAGAGGAGCTATCTGCCGAGGAAATTGAGGATGCGGCGAACTTACTTGAGGAACGCAGGACTCAAATAATGCAACAGTATACGGCTTATGTAGAGACTCGTCGAGCTCTTCTGGAAATCGCTGCAAAAGCTTGTCAACCTGTCGCTCCAGGCCCTGCTAAACCCCAAGAACCGTctgacgacaacgacaagcCTACAGTTGAGGAACCTCTAACTCTCGAACCTATGGATGTCATGTCTTTTGCAAATGAACGTCTCCTTCCGCTCTCCAAATATCAACGAGGATTGTCTCTACAAAAGTCTTATCTGTCGGGCATGCTTTCCAAAGAGAAAACTACCACCCTTCGCATCCTCAATCGTCTAGGTGATGAGAGCCACCTTCTTCCTGAAtaccctcttctctctcgTCAACCCCGTTTCAAGCATGCCACAGGGGGTTCTCGGGGTTCCCTGACTCCTCGGGAACTTGCACCCCCAGACGAGATTACTTCATTGGCAGAAGCATGGGCGTTTGCTTCTGGAGCTGCACGAGAACATGAGCAGGAGTACGTAGCGCAAAAGATTGTGGAAGGCGGAGAGACTGCGCACGAGGCACTGCAGACATTGGAGGAGATTTGCGACACGTTGAACCAAGACTTGCAGGATGTTTTCGAAGATGCACAGGATTCTAGTTCACGGTCGAAGTCGAGTCCCATTGAGAAACAGACCGGGCCGTGGAGTGGGCTGAATGGTCAAGTGGGAGTTGCAGATTAG
- the vip1 gene encoding putative actin cytoskeleton protein (VIP1) (COG:S;~EggNog:ENOG410PI8D;~InterPro:IPR000504,IPR012677,IPR035979;~PFAM:PF00076;~go_function: GO:0003676 - nucleic acid binding [Evidence IEA]), producing the protein MSERSTVHVSDISSDTTEKEVQDFFSFCGKITALSLTPVSGDANAPKSASVTFEKEAAAKTALLLDQTQLGASSVHVQAAQTFDDIAGGQTAQATEAKDENHHELEQEDKPRSRIVAEYLAHGYSLSDNAIQKAIALDSKHGFSSRFTSVLGNFDKKYQATDRARGLDQNYKLSDKATSGWRGLNSYFEKALGTPSGRKLRDFYLQTDKQVREVHNEARRLADLKAGKGEVESEDVPAAATAANVAPGTAAPNTTAPAPPAYTAAPSEKA; encoded by the exons ATGTCGGAGCGCTCTACTGTTCACGTCTCGGACATCTCGTCCGATACCACTGAGAAGGAGGTCCAGgacttcttcagcttctG TGGAAAGATTACTGCCCTTTCTCTGACCCCTGTCTCTGGCGATGCCAACGCCCCAAAGTCTGCATCCGTGACTTTCGAAAAGGAAGC TGCTGCTAAGACCGCTCTACTCCTCGACCAGACCCAATTGGGCGCCTCCTCCGTCCACGTTCAGGCCGCCCAGACCTTCGACGACATCGCCGGTGGCCAAACCGCCCAAGCAACTGAGGCCAAGGACGAGAACCACCACGAACTCGAACAAGAAGACAAACCTCGCTCCCGCATTGTCGCCGAATACCTTGCTCACGGCTATTCGCTGAGCGACAACGCAATCCAGAAGGCCATTGCCCTTGACTCGAAACATGGATTCTCCTCGCGCTTCACGTCGGTGCTCGGCAACTTCGACAAGAAGTACCAGGCCACTGACCGTGCTCGTGGTCTGGACCAGAACTACAAGCTCAGCGATAAGGCCACTAGTGGATGGCGTGGACTGAACTCGTACTTCGAGAAGGCTCTGGGTACCCCGTCTGGCCGCAAGCTGCGGGACTTCTATCTTCAGACTGACAAACAAGTGCGGGAGGTTCACAATGAGGCCCGGAGACTTGCAGACTTGAAGGCTGGCAAGGGAGAGGTTGAGTCGGAGGATGTTCCTGCTGCCGCAACGGCTGCTAATGTTGCTCCTGGAACGGCGGCTCCTAACACGACGGCTCCTGCTCCGCCGGCCTATACTGCCGCGCCTTCGGAGAAGGCTTGA
- a CDS encoding uncharacterized protein (COG:S;~EggNog:ENOG410PRNV), translating to MIMAPESNPSLTPCPRRRPRAATTMHPTTPLGPPAISLSQSPAGDYSGLGTASGPLRHPKPLTPSDLHSMVEREQEAMVNRLSRELSILRQQTASVASTTSSTSTTFNDPIETLHSSPYLGTRHRSSSSLSSSYIPAVQESRAGNIGIAATRENGLSLSRPGRSRQQSFNSVQPSGSASPSLSSSLQQVDHFPRRRSVSHTHVTSPTAISRLEETAQHCGDFESIKRENEALRQRVRDLELALKKSQERGPTSPKAS from the exons ATGATAATGGCACCGGAATCGAATCCCTCTCTCACACCATGCCCAAGACGACGACCTCGTGCTGCGACAACTATGCACCCAACCACTCCACTGGGCCCTCCTGCCATCTCTCTTAGCCAGAGTCCAGCTGGTGATTATAGTGGCCTAGGAACAGCCTCAG GTCCGCTGCGTCACCCAAAGCCCTTGACACCATCCGACCTTCACTCCATGGTTGAGAGGGAACAGGAAGCAATG GTGAACCGTCTATCAAGAGAGCTTTCCATTCTTCGCCAGCAAACAGCCTCCGTGGcatcaacaacatcatcTACCTCGACAACATTCAACGACCCAATAGAAACCCTTCATTCGTCACCTTACCTTGGTACACGACATCGGTCTTCCTCCAGTCTCAGTTCTTCTTATATTCCCGCCGTGCAAGAATCAAGAGCCGGAAACATTGGTATCGCCGCAACGCGCGAGAATGGGTTGTCGCTTTCGCGACCAGGTCGGAGTCGGCAGCAGTCGTTCAACTCTGTTCAACCCTCCGGATCGGCTTCACCGTCACTGTCATCATCGCTGCAGCAGGTCGACCATTTTCCGCGCCGGCGGTCAGTCTCTCACACTCATGTTACTTCACCAACTGCCATTTCCCGACTAGAGGAGACTGCTCAGCATTGTGGAGACTTTGAATCGATCAAGCGTGAAAATGAGGCATTGCGTCAACGAGTGCGAGATCTGGAGCTGGCTCTCAAAAAATCCCAGGAACGTGGACCGACGTCTCCAAAGGCGAGCTAA
- a CDS encoding uncharacterized protein (COG:S;~EggNog:ENOG410QE02), translating into MSAPNPGRQSPDPERQSGAQQRDPVSAGKTLPEFRGEPRHSQVESEDTKNTKLESNPVHRLEEIEAKKYQK; encoded by the coding sequence ATGTCCGCCCCCAACCCCGGCCGCCAATCCCCCGACCCCGAGCGCCAGAGCGGCGCCCAGCAGCGAGACCCCGTCTCGGCAGGAAAGACCCTTCCTGAATTCCGTGGTGAGCCTCGTCACTCGCAGGTCGAATCCGAGGACACCAAGAACACAAAGCTTGAGAGCAATCCCGTGCATCGGTTGGAAGAGATTGAGGCGAAGAAGTATCAAAAATAA